From the genome of Lineus longissimus chromosome 8, tnLinLong1.2, whole genome shotgun sequence, one region includes:
- the LOC135491993 gene encoding uncharacterized protein LOC135491993 isoform X2 translates to MVLAALYCLFLATTAVTSSEVSNGENWDTVLSDSEMANSPAESQENSIEDSLNLTNNDYDMDIENDSAEFPIGGANDESSAAKRFSLTAPSLGKRFSLTAPSLGKRFSLTAPSLGKRFSLVTPSLGKRFSLTAPSLGKRFNLVSPSLGKRLRHALVSPAFGKRDEEEYADRLDSDDEPRDESKRYSLVTPSLGKKMSGIVAAALGKRDAEKRFSLTAPSLGKRFSLTAPSLGKRFSLTAPSLGKRFSLTAPSLGKRFSLTAPSLGKRFSLTAPSLGKRFSLTSPSLGKRFSLTAPSLGKRFSLTSPSLGKRFSLTSPSLGKRFSLTSPSLGKRFSLTAPSLGKRWSLTSPSLGKKSFGLTSPSLGKRFSLTAPSLGKRFSLTAPSLGKKNAEREIDDLADELSRNKRNADDKLRHSLIRRSSGWRLPSRQHLFRAGALGKRASQ, encoded by the coding sequence ATGGTCCTAGCTGCTCTTTACTGCCTTTTCCTAGCAACAAcggctgtgacgtcatcagaagTGTCGAATGGCGAAAATTGGGACACTGTGTTATCTGATAGCGAAATGGCGAATTCCCCCGCCGAGAGCCAGGAAAACTCAATCGAAGACTCTTTAAACCTCACAAATAATGACTATGACATGGACATTGAAAACGACTCTGCAGAGTTTCCCATAGGTGGCGCTAATGATGAATCGTCTGCTGCAAAACGCTTCAGTTTGACAGCTCCCTCCCTCGGCAAACGATTCAGTCTCACAGCGCCGTCCCTCGGCAAAAGATTTAGTTTGACCGCTCCGTCGTTAGGAAAACGATTTAGCCTCGTGACTCCTTCATTGGGGAAGCGATTTAGCCTTACAGCGCCATCTCTCGGGAAGCGATTCAATCTCGTCTCCCCATCGTTGGGAAAACGATTACGTCATGCATTAGTTTCACCAGCATTTGGGAAACGGGACGAGGAAGAATACGCAGACAGACTTGATTCTGATGACGAACCCCGCGATGAGAGCAAAAGATACAGCCTAGTGACGCCCTCTCTCGGAAAGAAAATGAGCGGGATTGTAGCTGCTGCTCTTGGGAAGCGCGATGCCGAAAAGAGGTTCAGTCTCACAGCGCCCTCCTTAGGAAAGAGATTCAGTCTGACGGCGCCATCTCTCGGGAAACGATTTAGTTTGACAGCGCCTTCTCTCGGAAAGAGGTTCAGTCTCACAGCGCCCTCTTTGGGAAAGAGATTCAGTCTGACGGCGCCATCTCTCGGGAAACGATTTAGTTTGACAGCGCCCTCTCTCGGAAAGAGGTTCAGTCTGACCTCGCCATCACTTGGGAAACGATTCAGTTTGACAGCGCCCTCTCTCGGAAAAAGATTCAGTTTGACGTCACCCTCACTCGGAAAGAGGTTCAGTCTGACTTCGCCCTCTTTGGGGAAGAGGTTTAGTCTGACTTCGCCCTCTCTCGGGAAGCGATTTAGTCTAACAGCGCCATCTTTGGGTAAACGTTGGAGCCTCACTTCGCCCTCGCTCGGAAAGAAATCATTCGGACTAACGTCTCCATCACTGGGCAAGCGATTCAGCCTTACGGCACCGTCCCTTGGAAAGCGGTTCAGCCTCACAGCGCCATCTCTCGGAAAGAAAAACGCGGAGAGGGAAATTGATGATctcgccgacgaactttcacGAAACAAACGCAACGCCGATGACAAACTACGCCACTCTCTAATCAGGAGATCGAGTGGCTGGCGCCTTCCGTCGAGACAACACCTCTTCAGGGCTGGCGCCTTAGGAAAACGCGCCTCCCAGTAA
- the LOC135491992 gene encoding RNA polymerase-associated protein CTR9 homolog: MAPAVDDVRTVEIPLRDTDEVIELDLDQLPDGDEVLNILKQETAPLHIWVSLALEYFRQGLEKDFVKILESSRTDASINYANFERDQMRALDTLAAYYVQVAHKEKNKDRKRELFTQATLLYTTADKIIMYDQNHLLGRAYFCLLEGDKMDQADAQFNFVLNQAPNNIPSLLGKACIAFNKKDFRGSLAFYKKALRTNPNCPASVRLGMGHCFVKLGKVEKGRFAFERALQLDNNCVGALVGLAILELNLKTQDSIKNGVQLLSKAYTIDSTNPMVLNHLANHFFYKKDYQKVQHLALHAFHNTENEAMRAESCYQLARAFHVQGDYDQAFQYYYQSTQFASPTFVLPFFGLGQMYIYRGDNENASVAFEKVLKAQPGNYETMKILGSLYAISDDQTKRDTAKQHLKKVTEQFPDDVEAWIELAQILEQSDLSGALNAYGTATKILKDTVHADVPPEILNNVAALHFRLGNLEEAKKNYEQSLERSRNEAQHDETYYGAISVTTTYNLARLHEALNVYDKAEKFYKNILREHPNYVDCYLRLGCMARDRGQIYEASDWFKEALRINQDHPDAWSLIGNLHLAKQEWGPGQKKFERILQRPQTKDDAYSMIALGNVWLQTLHQPMRDKEKEKRHQDRALSMYKGVLRNDGKNIWAANGIGCILAHKAAINEARDVFAQVREATADFPDVWLNIAHIYVEQRQYVAAVQMYENCLKKFFNYHNTDVLMYLARAYFKAGKLRECKQTLEKARHCSPGDTMLMYNIALVMQKLAMSTLKDEKSNLKMVLSAVTDLELAHRYFTYLGHHGDRMKFDLQQATTEARQCSDLLSQAQYHVSRARKIDEEERAMRKRQEEERDAIKHKQLQKQLDIQKRREETEKKQSEQRAKIVERTKHLRVEEVIEDKPRKGGRKSKRDDGVIETDDEDDMPKMEMDEDGNPMPKQKKKRKRKGRDDEGTGKRERKPRQPRKPKEGVKSRKRRNQIEQEGDDGLSAKQRRKVVSKAIISSSEGSDSESERLKIDGDDEGDDTGPVGKRRRILSSGSESDSDTGGRGGASGSASEGERSDRSRSRSRSRSGSRSPSPAGSRASSRPRSRSRSRSNSRSRSRSRSRSPSGSRSPSPARSGSASPARSASPARSASHSERGSNAGSDREAGSASERGSPPPSDNESD; this comes from the exons ATGGCCCCCGCGGTGGATGATGTTCGCACGGTGGAGATTCCGCTTCGCGATACTGATGAG gtcATTGAATTGGACTTGGACCAGCTACCAGACGGGGATGAGGTGCTCAATATTCTCAAACAAGAGACAGCTCCGCTGCATATTTGGGTCTCCTTGGCC CTCGAATACTTCAGACAAGGGCTAGAAAAAGACTTTGTGAAAATTTTGGAGTCGTCCCGAACCGACGCCAGCATTAACTATGCCAACTTTGAACGCGACCAGATGCGAGCCCTGGACACCCTGGCCGCCTACTATGTCCAGGTCGCGCACAAAGAGAAGAATAAAGACAGAAAGCGTGAGCTTTTTACCCAGGCGACGCTGCTCTATACGACGGCGGACAAGATCATCATGTACGACCAGAACCATCTTCTGGGTCGGGCGTATTTCTGTCTGCTCGAGGGCGATAAGATGGACCAGGCTGACGCTCAGTTCAACTTCGTTTTGAACCAG gcaCCAAACAACATCCCCTCTCTCCTTGGTAAAGCGTGTATCGCATTCAATAAGAAAGACTTCCGGGGTTCCCTGGCATTCTACAAGAAGGCGCTCCGCACGAACCCTAACTGTCCAGCTTCAGTCAGGCTTGGCATGGGACACTGTTTTGTCAAGTTGGGGAAGGTGGAGAAGGGCAG GTTTGCCTTTGAAAGAGCCCTGCAGCTTGACAACAACTGCGTCGGTGCGCTGGTTGGTCTGGCCATTCTGGAGCTGAACCTGAAGACCCAGGACTCCATCAAGAACGGCGTGCAGCTTCTCTCAAAGGCCTACACTATTGATTCGACCAACCCGATGGTACTCAATCATCTGGCTAACCATTTCTTCTACAAAAAG GATTACCAAAAGGTCCAGCATCTCGCGCTCCACGCTTTCCACAACACAGAGAACGAGGCGATGAGGGCCGAGAGCTGCTACCAGTTGGCGCGCGCCTTCCATGTCCAGGGCGACTATGACCAGGCGTTCCAGTACTACTACCAATCGACACAGTTCGCCTCGCCGACGTTTGTTTTGCCATTTTTCGGACTCGGACAGATGTACATATACAGAGGAGACAACGAAAAT GCTTCTGTAGCATTTGAAAAGGTCCTGAAGGCCCAGCCTGGCAACTATGAAACAATGAAAATCCTTGGTTCCCTCTATGCCATATCTGACGACCAGACGAAGAGAGACACAGCAAAG CAACATCTAAAGAAAGTTACGGAACAGTTCCCTGACGACGTTGAGGCGTGGATAGAACTTGCTCAGATTCTTGAGCAGTCGGATCTCTCGGGAGCACTCAACGCGTACGGCACTGCTACGAAAATCCTAAAGGATACCGTTCATGCTGACGTTCCGCCCGAAATCCTGAATAATGTGGCCGCCTTGCACTTCAGGCTTGGGAACTTGGAGGAAGCAAAG aaaaattacgaGCAATCGTTGGAGAGATCTCGTAACGAGGCGCAGCATGACGAGACCTACTACGGTGCCATCTCAGTGACGACGACGTACAACTTGGCCAGGTTGCACGAGGCACTGAATGTGTACGACAAGGCCGAGAAGTTCTACAAGAATATCTTGAGGGAGCATCCTAATTACGTGGATT GTTATCTTCGGCTTGGCTGCATGGCACGAGACAGAGGCCAGATTTACGAAGCATCTGACTGGTTCAAAGAAGCCTTACGAATCAACCAGGACCACCCAGACGCTTGGTCCCTCATCGGAAACCTCCATTTGGCCAAACAGGAATGGGGGCCAGGACAGAAGAAATTCGAGCGAATTCTCCAGCGCCCGCAGACGAAGGATGACGCGTATTCGATGATCGCTTTGGGGAACGTCTGGCTGCAGACGTTGCATCAGCCAATGAGAgacaaggagaaggagaaaagGCATCAGGATAGGGCACTGTCGATGTATAAGGGCGTGCTGAGGAATGATGGGAAGAACATCTGGGCGGCTAATGGAATTG GCTGTATCCTCGCCCACAAAGCCGCAATCAATGAAGCGCGAGATGTGTTTGCCCAGGTGCGAGAAGCGACTGCCGATTTCCCCGATGTCTGGTTGAACATCGCCCACATTTATGTTGAGCAGAGGCAGTACGTCGCGGCAGTTCAGATG TATGAGAATTGCCTGAAGAAATTCTTCAACTACCACAACACAGATGTTCTGATGTACCTGGCGCGGGCCTACTTCAAAGCTGGCAAGCTGAGGGAGTGTAAACAGACACTAGAAAAG GCGCGCCACTGTTCGCCAGGTGACACCATGCTCATGTACAACATTGCCTTGGTGATGCAAAAGCTTGCCATGTCCAcactgaaagatgagaagagtAACCTGAAGATGGTGTTGAGCGCTGTAACGGACCTGGAGCTGGCTCACCGCTACTTTACGTATCTCGGCCATCACGGTGACCGCATGAAGTTTGATCTTCAACAGGCTACAACTGAGGCCAG GCAGTGTTCTGACTTGCTGAGCCAGGCTCAGTACCACGTCTCGCGGGCGCGTAAGATTGACGAGGAGGAGCGCGCCATGCGCAAGCGACAAGAGGAAGAGAGGGATGccatcaaacataaacagctaCAAAAGCAG ctCGATATACAAAAGCGACGAGAGGAGACAGAGAAGAAGCAATCGGAGCAGCGTGCGAAGATTGTCGAGAGGACGAAGCATTTGAGAGTGGAGGAGGTGATTGAGGACAAACCTCGCAAGGGTGGAAGG AAATCAAAACGCGACGATGGCGTCATCGAAACTGACGACGAAGATGACATGCCAAAGATGGAGATGGACGAGGATGGTAATCCCATGCcaaaacagaagaaaaagaggaagaggaa GGGAAGGGACGACGAAGGAACTGGAAAGCGCGAGCGTAAGCCTCGCCAACCAAGGAAACCAAAAGAGGGCGTTAAGTCTCGCAAGAGGAGGAATCAAATCGAACAGGAAGGTGACGACGGCTTATCGGCAAAACAGCGCAGGAAGGTCGTCTCCAAGGCGATCATCTCGTCGAGTGAGGGTTCGGATTCGGAGAGCGAGAGGTTAAAGATAGATGGGGATGACGA GGGTGATGATACCGGACCAGTAGGAAAGAGGCGGCGCATCCTCTCATCTGGAAGTGAGAGTGACTCTGATACTGGTGGTCGTGGCGGCGCGTCAGGGTCCGCTTCCGAGGGTGAAAGGTCGGATAGATCCAGATCTAGGTCCAGGTCCAGGTCGGGCTCGCGCTCCCCATCTCCAGCTGGGTCAAGGGCATCATCAAGGCCAAGGTCACGATCTAGGTCCAGGTCTAACTCCCGATCAAGGTCAAGAtccaggtcaaggtcaccatcaGGTTCAAG GTCTCCCTCCCCTGCCAGAAGTGGCTCAGCAAGTCCGGCTCGTTCTGCGAGTCCTGCACGTTCGGCATCGCATTCAGAACGAGGCTCTAACGCAGGATCTGACAGAGAAGCCGGCTCAGCAAGTGAGAGAGGCTCGCCGCCCCCGTCGGACAATGAGAGTGACTAG
- the LOC135491993 gene encoding uncharacterized protein LOC135491993 isoform X1 gives MGVYDKRWLVSWHNMVLAALYCLFLATTAVTSSEVSNGENWDTVLSDSEMANSPAESQENSIEDSLNLTNNDYDMDIENDSAEFPIGGANDESSAAKRFSLTAPSLGKRFSLTAPSLGKRFSLTAPSLGKRFSLVTPSLGKRFSLTAPSLGKRFNLVSPSLGKRLRHALVSPAFGKRDEEEYADRLDSDDEPRDESKRYSLVTPSLGKKMSGIVAAALGKRDAEKRFSLTAPSLGKRFSLTAPSLGKRFSLTAPSLGKRFSLTAPSLGKRFSLTAPSLGKRFSLTAPSLGKRFSLTSPSLGKRFSLTAPSLGKRFSLTSPSLGKRFSLTSPSLGKRFSLTSPSLGKRFSLTAPSLGKRWSLTSPSLGKKSFGLTSPSLGKRFSLTAPSLGKRFSLTAPSLGKKNAEREIDDLADELSRNKRNADDKLRHSLIRRSSGWRLPSRQHLFRAGALGKRASQ, from the coding sequence CGCTGGTTGGTGAGTTGGCACAACATGGTCCTAGCTGCTCTTTACTGCCTTTTCCTAGCAACAAcggctgtgacgtcatcagaagTGTCGAATGGCGAAAATTGGGACACTGTGTTATCTGATAGCGAAATGGCGAATTCCCCCGCCGAGAGCCAGGAAAACTCAATCGAAGACTCTTTAAACCTCACAAATAATGACTATGACATGGACATTGAAAACGACTCTGCAGAGTTTCCCATAGGTGGCGCTAATGATGAATCGTCTGCTGCAAAACGCTTCAGTTTGACAGCTCCCTCCCTCGGCAAACGATTCAGTCTCACAGCGCCGTCCCTCGGCAAAAGATTTAGTTTGACCGCTCCGTCGTTAGGAAAACGATTTAGCCTCGTGACTCCTTCATTGGGGAAGCGATTTAGCCTTACAGCGCCATCTCTCGGGAAGCGATTCAATCTCGTCTCCCCATCGTTGGGAAAACGATTACGTCATGCATTAGTTTCACCAGCATTTGGGAAACGGGACGAGGAAGAATACGCAGACAGACTTGATTCTGATGACGAACCCCGCGATGAGAGCAAAAGATACAGCCTAGTGACGCCCTCTCTCGGAAAGAAAATGAGCGGGATTGTAGCTGCTGCTCTTGGGAAGCGCGATGCCGAAAAGAGGTTCAGTCTCACAGCGCCCTCCTTAGGAAAGAGATTCAGTCTGACGGCGCCATCTCTCGGGAAACGATTTAGTTTGACAGCGCCTTCTCTCGGAAAGAGGTTCAGTCTCACAGCGCCCTCTTTGGGAAAGAGATTCAGTCTGACGGCGCCATCTCTCGGGAAACGATTTAGTTTGACAGCGCCCTCTCTCGGAAAGAGGTTCAGTCTGACCTCGCCATCACTTGGGAAACGATTCAGTTTGACAGCGCCCTCTCTCGGAAAAAGATTCAGTTTGACGTCACCCTCACTCGGAAAGAGGTTCAGTCTGACTTCGCCCTCTTTGGGGAAGAGGTTTAGTCTGACTTCGCCCTCTCTCGGGAAGCGATTTAGTCTAACAGCGCCATCTTTGGGTAAACGTTGGAGCCTCACTTCGCCCTCGCTCGGAAAGAAATCATTCGGACTAACGTCTCCATCACTGGGCAAGCGATTCAGCCTTACGGCACCGTCCCTTGGAAAGCGGTTCAGCCTCACAGCGCCATCTCTCGGAAAGAAAAACGCGGAGAGGGAAATTGATGATctcgccgacgaactttcacGAAACAAACGCAACGCCGATGACAAACTACGCCACTCTCTAATCAGGAGATCGAGTGGCTGGCGCCTTCCGTCGAGACAACACCTCTTCAGGGCTGGCGCCTTAGGAAAACGCGCCTCCCAGTAA